The following proteins are co-located in the Pseudomonas cavernae genome:
- the aceE gene encoding pyruvate dehydrogenase (acetyl-transferring), homodimeric type — protein sequence MQDLDPVETQEWLDSLESVLEHEGEDRAHYLLTRMGELATRSGTQLPYAITTPYRNTIPVTHEARMPGDLFMERRIRSLARWNALAMVMRTNLHDPDLGGHISSFASSATLYDIGFNYFFQAPTDEHGGDLIFFQGHASPGIYARAFMEGRISEEQMNNFRQEVDGRGLSSYPHPWLMPDFWQFPTVSMGLGPIQAIYQARFMKYLESRGFIPAGKQKVWCFLGDGECDEPESLGAISLAGREKLDNLIFVINCNLQRLDGPVRGNGKIIQELEGVFRGAEWSVQKVVWGRFWDPLFAKDKDGLLQKRMDEVVDGEYQNYKAKDGAYVRENFFNSPELKEMVKDLSDDEIWKLNRGGHDPYKVYAAYHQAVTSEGKPTVILAKTIKGYGTGSGEAKNIAHNVKKVDVDSLKKFRDRFDIPVNDEDLEKLPFYRPAPGSAEAKYLAERRNALGGFVPQRRANSFSIPTPPLETLKAILDGSGDREISTTMAFVRILAQLVKDQELGQRIVPIIPDEARTFGMEGMFRQLGIYSSVGQLYEPVDKDQVMFYREDKKGQILEEGINEAGAMSSFIAAATSYSTHNQPMLPFYVFYSMFGLQRIGDLAWAAGDSRARGFLIGGTAGRTTLNGEGLQHEDGHSHILASTIPNCRTYDPTYGYELAVIIREGMRQMTELQHNIFYYITVMNESYQQPAMPAGVEAGIIKGMYLLEEDKRAAALHVQLLGSGTILREVREAAKILRDDYNIGADVWSVTSFNELRREGLAVERHNRLHPEHKPQQCYVEQCLSGRMGPVIASTDYMKLFAEQIRQWVPSKEYKVLGTDGFGRSDTRKKLRHFFEVDRYWVVLAALEALADRGEIEPKVVAEAIAKFGIDPEKANPLDC from the coding sequence CCGCAACACCATCCCGGTGACCCACGAAGCGCGGATGCCCGGCGACCTGTTCATGGAACGCCGCATCCGTTCGCTGGCACGCTGGAACGCCCTGGCCATGGTGATGCGTACCAACCTGCATGATCCGGATCTGGGCGGACACATTTCCAGCTTCGCGTCCTCGGCGACCCTCTACGACATCGGCTTCAACTACTTCTTCCAGGCCCCGACCGACGAACACGGCGGCGACCTGATCTTCTTCCAGGGTCATGCCTCCCCCGGCATCTACGCCCGCGCCTTCATGGAAGGGCGCATCAGCGAAGAGCAGATGAACAACTTCCGTCAGGAAGTCGATGGCAGGGGCCTGTCGTCCTACCCGCACCCCTGGCTGATGCCGGACTTCTGGCAGTTCCCCACCGTGTCCATGGGCCTCGGCCCGATCCAGGCGATCTACCAGGCGCGCTTCATGAAGTACTTGGAAAGCCGCGGTTTCATCCCCGCCGGCAAGCAGAAGGTCTGGTGCTTCCTCGGCGACGGCGAGTGCGACGAGCCGGAATCGCTCGGCGCCATCTCCCTGGCCGGCCGCGAGAAGCTCGACAACCTGATCTTCGTGATCAACTGCAACCTGCAGCGTCTGGACGGCCCGGTGCGCGGCAACGGCAAGATCATCCAGGAACTCGAAGGCGTGTTCCGCGGCGCCGAGTGGAGCGTACAGAAGGTGGTCTGGGGGCGCTTCTGGGACCCGCTGTTCGCCAAGGACAAAGACGGCCTGCTGCAGAAGCGCATGGATGAAGTGGTCGACGGCGAATACCAGAACTACAAGGCCAAAGACGGCGCCTACGTGCGCGAAAACTTCTTCAACTCGCCGGAACTCAAGGAGATGGTCAAGGACCTGTCCGACGACGAGATCTGGAAGCTCAACCGCGGCGGCCACGACCCCTACAAGGTCTATGCGGCCTACCATCAGGCGGTGACCAGCGAAGGCAAGCCGACCGTGATCCTGGCCAAGACCATCAAGGGCTACGGCACCGGCAGCGGCGAAGCGAAGAACATCGCGCACAACGTCAAGAAGGTCGACGTCGACAGCCTGAAGAAATTCCGCGACCGCTTCGACATCCCGGTCAACGACGAGGACCTGGAGAAGCTGCCGTTCTATCGGCCGGCCCCGGGCAGCGCCGAAGCCAAGTACCTGGCCGAACGCCGCAACGCACTTGGCGGCTTCGTGCCGCAGCGCCGCGCCAACAGTTTCAGCATCCCGACCCCGCCGCTGGAAACCCTGAAGGCCATCCTCGACGGCTCCGGCGACCGCGAAATCTCCACCACCATGGCCTTCGTGCGCATCCTCGCGCAGCTGGTCAAGGACCAGGAGCTCGGCCAGCGCATCGTGCCGATCATCCCCGACGAGGCGCGCACCTTCGGCATGGAAGGCATGTTCCGCCAGCTCGGCATCTATTCCTCGGTCGGCCAGCTGTACGAGCCGGTGGACAAGGACCAGGTGATGTTCTACCGCGAGGACAAGAAGGGTCAGATCCTCGAGGAAGGCATCAACGAAGCCGGCGCCATGAGCTCGTTCATCGCCGCCGCCACCTCCTACAGCACGCACAACCAGCCGATGCTGCCGTTCTACGTGTTCTATTCGATGTTCGGTCTGCAGCGCATCGGCGACCTCGCCTGGGCGGCCGGCGACAGCCGTGCGCGCGGCTTCCTGATCGGCGGCACCGCCGGGCGCACCACGCTCAACGGCGAAGGCCTGCAGCACGAGGACGGGCATAGCCACATCCTCGCCAGCACCATCCCCAACTGCCGCACCTACGACCCGACCTATGGCTATGAGCTGGCGGTGATCATCCGCGAAGGCATGCGCCAGATGACCGAGTTGCAGCACAACATCTTCTATTACATCACCGTGATGAACGAGTCCTACCAGCAGCCGGCCATGCCGGCAGGCGTCGAGGCCGGCATCATCAAGGGCATGTACCTGCTCGAGGAAGACAAGCGCGCCGCCGCCCTGCATGTGCAACTGCTCGGCTCCGGCACCATCCTGCGCGAGGTGCGCGAGGCAGCGAAGATCCTCCGCGACGACTACAACATCGGCGCCGATGTGTGGAGCGTCACCAGCTTCAACGAATTGCGCCGCGAAGGCCTGGCCGTCGAGCGCCACAACCGCCTGCATCCGGAGCACAAACCGCAGCAGTGCTACGTCGAGCAGTGCCTGTCCGGGCGCATGGGCCCGGTGATCGCCTCCACCGACTACATGAAGCTGTTCGCCGAGCAGATTCGCCAGTGGGTGCCGAGCAAGGAATACAAGGTCCTCGGCACCGACGGCTTCGGTCGCAGTGACACCCGCAAGAAGCTGCGCCACTTCTTCGAAGTGGACCGTTACTGGGTGGTGCTGGCCGCCCTCGAAGCCCTGGCCGACCGTGGCGAGATCGAACCGAAAGTGGTGGCCGAGGCCATCGCCAAGTTCGGCATCGACCCGGAAAAAGCCAACCCCCTGGACTGCTGA